A single region of the Thermotoga profunda AZM34c06 genome encodes:
- a CDS encoding polysaccharide biosynthesis/export family protein: MKKIILLMVLLSLMSLVFADYTLRVGDTIRIEVFGYDEMTRDCVVDSDGFISYVGVGRVKVDGMTLGELEKIASERIGKLIPNPIVSISLVSYAPRYIYIQGIVSTRIDIGIKPTTLSQVISMVGEQNEGFSAELMDLENIRITRGRESFLVNLSSFYEGKLDADIPIQENDIIYIPQKSLLGYVKVLGAVKNPSAFSYTKGLTLTAAISLAGGIVTDVGDPQNIYLTRNGVVQRVDLEEILTGKAVDIELKPGDQIYIPKLDLRYAYIVGFVNNPGIYDFLKDEPITLKRLIAKAGGIANDVKYVDKILVTQNGTQKEYSPTLLSGNDDVLLTIGSYVNVLKKPERFVYVIGQVRNPGRVDFQPEEEMKMNVVLPKVGGYDSDRVEKGGLIKIYRGSQIFEISPKELKNKDFDLMAGDLIRVEYEDFYVYVIGNLSITGRMSLEPEEPRKLSTVIKKIGQVDDRTFESVQLIQKEKVTKYEIKDIINSTVDADIDNQSTVIFNPKQGRYIYFVGDLSQFVTFGSDEEFTLKRALAKVNLQTSYIQSIAKLENDQERTINFDQDISLNSGEIYKIILKKPIKVTVFGKIRTPGQVVFDVNEDATLKKAIAKCGGLITGADQSYVSDQVIVYSSGERHSFSAKEIESQDIQFTLKDGDFIYVTEKTPHYIFAFGDAVVNRKIELSQGEIFKLSNILGKVSITAEVQAVQVIFPTGDATSILIKDVQLGKKDLELVDGASLIFEKDVRNYVYVLGMVNKPGGYYVGDRELTLLEVVSLAGGVNGWGSYNQIVLKRGNDSKSIDMSNPLMLNNIVVKAGDVIYVPPIEANIVYVLGQVSRPGVVKIDQYSTVLDVIMKCGGFTTRAITSKVYVFKGGPTGEPIVCDLSGTLKGRPTTGNPNVSPGDVIFVPDNPLMSIVDMIPIITSIVELISDVQGLIQ, encoded by the coding sequence ATGAAAAAGATTATCTTGCTGATGGTCTTACTTTCATTGATGAGTTTAGTTTTTGCTGATTACACATTGAGAGTTGGTGACACAATCAGAATTGAAGTCTTTGGATATGATGAAATGACACGAGATTGTGTAGTGGATAGTGACGGATTTATTTCTTATGTAGGTGTTGGGAGAGTAAAAGTAGATGGAATGACTCTGGGTGAACTTGAAAAAATCGCCAGTGAAAGAATTGGAAAACTGATACCTAATCCTATTGTGAGTATCTCTTTGGTATCTTATGCACCAAGATACATTTACATACAAGGTATTGTGAGTACAAGAATAGATATAGGTATAAAACCAACGACGCTCAGCCAAGTGATATCCATGGTGGGAGAGCAAAATGAAGGTTTTAGTGCTGAATTAATGGATCTGGAGAATATTAGGATAACACGTGGAAGGGAAAGTTTTTTGGTCAACCTCTCTTCTTTCTATGAAGGTAAGTTGGATGCCGACATCCCAATACAGGAAAATGACATAATCTACATACCACAAAAAAGCCTCCTTGGATATGTAAAGGTACTTGGAGCTGTTAAAAATCCATCGGCATTTTCTTATACTAAAGGCCTTACGTTGACGGCTGCCATCTCTTTGGCGGGTGGTATCGTCACAGATGTCGGCGATCCTCAAAATATCTATTTGACCAGAAATGGAGTAGTTCAAAGAGTGGACTTGGAAGAAATTCTGACCGGGAAAGCCGTAGATATCGAACTGAAACCCGGTGACCAAATCTACATACCAAAACTCGATCTTAGGTATGCCTACATCGTGGGATTTGTGAATAACCCGGGTATATATGATTTTTTGAAGGATGAGCCGATCACTCTAAAAAGATTAATTGCAAAAGCGGGTGGCATTGCAAACGATGTCAAGTATGTTGATAAAATTCTCGTCACTCAAAATGGTACTCAGAAAGAATATTCACCAACACTCTTGAGTGGTAACGATGACGTTTTATTAACGATTGGGAGTTATGTGAATGTCTTGAAAAAACCAGAGAGATTTGTCTACGTCATAGGTCAAGTAAGAAACCCAGGCAGGGTTGACTTTCAGCCTGAAGAAGAGATGAAGATGAATGTGGTGCTACCAAAAGTGGGTGGATATGATTCCGATCGAGTTGAAAAAGGTGGATTGATCAAGATATACCGAGGTTCACAAATATTTGAGATCTCACCTAAGGAACTCAAAAACAAGGACTTTGATCTGATGGCAGGAGATCTCATCAGGGTTGAATATGAGGATTTCTATGTATATGTCATTGGAAATCTTTCGATCACTGGAAGGATGAGTCTTGAACCTGAAGAACCCAGAAAACTTTCAACGGTTATCAAGAAGATCGGACAGGTGGACGATAGAACCTTCGAGTCAGTTCAGCTGATTCAGAAAGAGAAGGTCACTAAATATGAAATCAAAGATATCATAAATTCAACTGTCGATGCCGATATCGATAATCAAAGTACAGTCATTTTTAATCCAAAACAAGGTAGGTACATCTATTTTGTTGGTGATCTGTCACAATTTGTGACCTTTGGTTCAGATGAAGAATTCACCCTCAAAAGGGCTTTGGCAAAAGTGAATCTCCAGACTTCATATATCCAAAGTATTGCAAAACTTGAAAACGATCAGGAAAGGACCATCAATTTTGACCAAGACATCTCTCTGAATTCAGGTGAAATATACAAGATAATTCTCAAAAAGCCGATCAAAGTAACCGTATTTGGTAAGATAAGAACACCAGGTCAAGTTGTGTTCGATGTAAATGAGGATGCAACACTCAAGAAAGCAATAGCAAAGTGTGGAGGTCTGATCACCGGCGCTGATCAATCCTATGTATCTGATCAGGTGATCGTGTACTCATCAGGTGAAAGACATTCCTTCAGTGCAAAGGAAATCGAATCACAAGATATCCAATTCACTCTCAAAGATGGAGATTTCATATATGTAACCGAAAAGACCCCACATTATATCTTTGCTTTTGGCGATGCTGTGGTTAACAGGAAAATAGAACTTTCCCAGGGTGAGATATTCAAATTGTCGAACATACTCGGAAAGGTAAGTATAACCGCCGAAGTGCAAGCTGTTCAAGTGATTTTTCCAACGGGTGATGCAACATCTATACTAATAAAAGACGTTCAGCTTGGTAAGAAAGACCTTGAACTTGTCGATGGTGCCTCCTTGATATTTGAAAAAGATGTTAGAAATTATGTCTATGTTCTGGGTATGGTGAATAAACCAGGTGGTTATTATGTTGGAGACAGAGAATTGACATTACTTGAAGTCGTATCACTCGCTGGTGGAGTCAATGGCTGGGGTTCATACAACCAAATTGTATTGAAGAGGGGGAATGATAGTAAATCGATCGATATGTCAAATCCATTGATGTTGAATAACATAGTAGTCAAGGCGGGCGATGTAATCTATGTACCACCGATTGAGGCAAATATCGTCTATGTGCTTGGTCAAGTCTCAAGACCAGGTGTTGTGAAGATAGATCAGTATTCCACTGTTCTTGATGTGATAATGAAATGTGGCGGGTTCACCACAAGAGCCATAACATCAAAGGTATATGTATTCAAAGGTGGTCCGACGGGAGAGCCGATAGTCTGTGATCTGTCTGGTACCTTGAAAGGACGACCAACTACAGGTAATCCGAACGTCTCACCAGGTGATGTTATCTTTGTACCAGATAACCCGCTGATGAGTATCGTAGACATGATACCGATTATCACAAGTATTGTTGAATTAATAAGCGATGTTCAGGGGTTGATTCAATGA
- the nagA gene encoding N-acetylglucosamine-6-phosphate deacetylase, producing the protein MRIGFEKLFTPRKIYQDMSLIIENGIIEKIEKSKIHCNLYLPLIAPGFIDSHTHGAIGIDVMNATVDDFQKLSLFYAKHGVTTFLPTTVSDTFQKISQVAKTLKEFMKLQPQGAKIAGLYIEGPYLNPSKKGAHKEDLLENPNLDELSSFVEKFGDIVKIFAIAPELKDSERAINFLKKKKIITTIAHTDATYDQALFAIENGCTRATHVFNAMRPFSHRDPGVIGAVLTDKRVFCEIICDMIHLHPITVKLVINAKGPRRCVLVTDSMAATGLEDGEYSLGELQVVVKNKIARTKEDQSLAGSTLTLDEAIRNVVRLDIPLKDAILMATLSAAMSSNIDSGRIEPGRVADLVALDENLNVIATFVSGEMVYSL; encoded by the coding sequence ATGAGAATAGGATTCGAAAAACTCTTCACACCGAGAAAGATCTATCAAGACATGTCTTTGATAATAGAAAATGGAATCATCGAGAAGATTGAAAAATCAAAAATCCATTGTAATCTATATCTTCCTCTGATTGCTCCTGGTTTCATCGACAGCCATACACATGGTGCAATTGGTATAGATGTTATGAACGCGACGGTCGATGATTTTCAAAAGTTGTCACTTTTCTATGCAAAACATGGTGTAACAACTTTTCTACCTACAACTGTATCTGATACCTTTCAAAAGATATCACAAGTGGCTAAAACACTGAAAGAATTTATGAAATTACAACCACAAGGCGCAAAGATAGCAGGACTATACATCGAAGGTCCATACTTAAACCCGAGTAAAAAAGGTGCTCACAAGGAAGATCTTTTGGAAAATCCAAATCTTGATGAGTTATCGAGTTTTGTCGAGAAATTTGGAGACATCGTAAAGATCTTTGCTATCGCACCAGAATTAAAAGATTCTGAAAGAGCAATAAATTTTCTTAAAAAGAAAAAGATTATCACAACAATTGCGCATACAGATGCAACATATGATCAAGCTCTGTTTGCAATAGAAAATGGTTGTACGAGAGCAACGCATGTTTTCAATGCCATGAGACCTTTTTCACACAGAGATCCCGGTGTAATTGGGGCTGTTCTCACCGACAAAAGGGTTTTTTGTGAAATCATATGTGATATGATTCATCTTCACCCTATTACAGTGAAGTTGGTTATAAATGCCAAAGGTCCAAGAAGGTGTGTTTTGGTCACAGACTCGATGGCAGCTACCGGTCTTGAAGATGGGGAGTATTCACTGGGTGAACTCCAAGTTGTTGTGAAAAACAAAATCGCAAGGACTAAAGAAGATCAAAGTCTTGCTGGGAGTACCTTAACATTAGATGAAGCAATTAGAAATGTCGTCAGGCTGGATATTCCTTTAAAAGATGCCATATTGATGGCTACGCTCTCAGCTGCGATGTCGAGTAATATTGATTCTGGCAGAATAGAGCCGGGAAGAGTAGCAGATCTTGTTGCATTGGATGAAAACCTGAATGTCATTGCGACCTTTGTCTCTGGAGAGATGGTTTACTCACTGTGA
- the smc gene encoding chromosome segregation protein SMC produces the protein MKLVSMTLHGFKSFARPTRLHFADRVTAIVGPNGGGKSNIVDAIRWVFGEQSMKQLRADEKYDVIFAGSGTVPAASSAYVEIVFENENDRIVVSRMLTNDGKNLYMLNGETVRLKDIHERFIGTGVGKEFYSIAGQGQIERIVNASAEELRLLLEEAAETALYREKKKESLARLEVVNANLARVQDLLYELDRQRKSLYLKAKRAERYQEYSSRLEQIKKLYYGNVLKKEMKRLRHLQSQHSETSEKIKDLQKQLLNIETNWSTLKREFADVDKEIENFTNLLEDYKKRQTTLMELREMYTRRLNERETKFVETTTRLDSAKEQIAMIDRRSDELNLIFRALIDEIGLKENELAKVEENRNELISRYSEKEKQLLALKEKSDLANKDKLSLESELSRIEEGLEDLSKRTAMIDSQLDLKMKRLSGLQEELSTLLEKLKTAGDKEASLAKELQSVRERLLELSNEKRATFEQLDNIKRILRNLDEEESKIKYRIQTYEGYTRSVRSIFAKKAQGEFDGVYDVVGNLISFPSEYAKAIEVLLGGAVQHVVVDSANTAKKVIEWLNDQKVGRVTFLPLDLIESHFSGMREIERHQGFVGYAAQIVRVNQQFMALPGYLFGNDIIVKTLEDAVDIKKRYKVRCRIATLNGEIIGQHGSITGGEIEVERTDSLVKRKLRLSEIANQRLELSSVEKLHQQKLSQIDQEAQTLTNQERLVERELTDAIAEGSSTKRMIEELSKTVEELSKEINSLEQLKKNYTVKSEGMQIRREKILSELEQLSQKISSYESELKNFDEQLSSEKQVLEEISTHYSQLKAEVTNLLERKLHYESELTRLREQKQKLDDESSQLVIQSEEIEKEIDRLKNILLENQRELETVKKETENLFETMRMQRSDKDQKLSQLDDLEKKMQHIKDEREKSREYLHHLELSIQEVQNKIQQLLGEIDEQTALQTEELEAEKLESLKNELEDLQNKIKYLGPVDLLAIDEYNQVESKYNDLAIQKKDLEDAREKINDLIKRTDEEARNKLLDVYEHVNTKFNYFISLLFAGGEGEIKIEPGKDILEAGVEISVKKPGRRNQKLQLLSGGEKALVGIALLFALLEVKPSPFYVLDEIDAPLDEFNAERFKRLLEDGSTKAQFVVITHNKVVMECADLLHGVTMIDGVSNIVPVEIENITVKE, from the coding sequence ATGAAACTTGTGAGCATGACTCTGCATGGTTTTAAGTCCTTTGCCAGACCAACGAGATTACACTTTGCAGACAGAGTCACTGCTATTGTTGGACCAAATGGTGGGGGAAAATCGAATATAGTCGATGCCATAAGGTGGGTTTTTGGTGAACAATCGATGAAACAATTAAGAGCCGACGAAAAATACGATGTCATCTTTGCAGGGTCAGGTACCGTACCTGCTGCTTCGAGCGCTTACGTTGAGATCGTCTTTGAAAATGAAAATGACAGAATCGTTGTCTCTCGAATGCTTACAAACGATGGTAAAAATCTATACATGCTCAACGGTGAAACGGTCAGATTAAAGGACATACATGAGAGATTCATCGGAACAGGTGTAGGAAAGGAATTTTATTCAATAGCCGGTCAAGGGCAAATTGAAAGAATTGTAAATGCGTCAGCTGAAGAGTTGAGATTGTTGCTCGAAGAAGCTGCTGAAACGGCTTTATACCGGGAGAAGAAGAAGGAATCTTTGGCAAGGCTTGAAGTTGTAAACGCCAATTTAGCACGTGTCCAGGACTTGCTATATGAATTAGATAGGCAGAGAAAGTCACTGTATCTGAAAGCCAAGAGAGCCGAACGTTATCAAGAATATTCGTCAAGACTTGAACAGATCAAGAAACTGTACTATGGTAATGTACTCAAAAAAGAAATGAAAAGATTGAGACATCTTCAAAGCCAACACAGTGAAACTTCAGAAAAGATAAAAGATCTTCAAAAACAGCTTCTGAATATAGAGACAAATTGGTCAACTCTGAAACGGGAATTTGCAGATGTCGATAAGGAGATTGAGAACTTCACAAATCTTTTAGAGGATTACAAAAAGCGCCAGACAACCCTGATGGAGCTCAGAGAAATGTACACAAGGAGATTGAACGAAAGAGAAACCAAATTTGTCGAAACAACCACTCGTCTTGATTCAGCCAAGGAACAAATCGCGATGATCGACAGGCGAAGTGATGAACTCAATCTAATTTTTAGGGCACTGATAGATGAGATTGGACTAAAAGAGAACGAGTTAGCAAAAGTTGAAGAAAACAGAAACGAGCTCATCTCAAGATACTCTGAGAAAGAAAAGCAATTGCTCGCCTTAAAAGAAAAAAGTGATCTTGCAAACAAAGATAAACTCTCTCTTGAAAGTGAATTGTCAAGGATCGAAGAGGGACTTGAAGATCTATCAAAACGTACAGCTATGATAGATTCGCAACTTGATCTCAAAATGAAAAGACTGTCTGGTCTTCAGGAGGAACTCTCAACTTTACTGGAGAAATTGAAGACAGCCGGTGACAAAGAAGCTTCACTTGCCAAAGAATTGCAATCTGTTAGAGAAAGACTTTTGGAACTTTCAAATGAAAAAAGAGCAACTTTTGAACAATTGGATAACATCAAGCGCATTCTTAGAAATCTCGATGAAGAAGAATCAAAAATAAAATACAGAATACAAACCTACGAGGGGTACACAAGATCTGTCAGGTCCATTTTCGCAAAAAAAGCTCAAGGAGAATTCGATGGAGTTTACGATGTGGTAGGCAATCTAATCAGTTTCCCTTCTGAGTACGCTAAAGCCATAGAGGTTCTATTGGGTGGTGCTGTCCAGCACGTAGTGGTTGATAGTGCTAACACTGCAAAGAAGGTCATTGAGTGGTTGAATGATCAGAAAGTGGGACGTGTTACTTTCTTACCACTCGACTTGATAGAGTCTCATTTCAGTGGAATGAGAGAAATCGAACGTCACCAGGGTTTCGTCGGGTATGCAGCGCAGATTGTTCGAGTCAATCAGCAGTTCATGGCTCTTCCAGGATATTTATTCGGTAACGATATCATAGTAAAGACACTCGAAGACGCCGTCGATATAAAAAAACGTTACAAAGTCAGATGCCGTATCGCCACCTTGAACGGTGAGATAATAGGTCAACACGGATCAATAACGGGTGGAGAAATTGAAGTCGAAAGAACCGATTCACTTGTCAAGCGAAAACTCAGGCTCAGTGAAATAGCAAACCAGAGACTGGAATTATCCTCCGTTGAAAAACTACACCAGCAAAAACTTTCTCAGATTGATCAAGAAGCTCAGACTCTAACCAATCAAGAAAGATTGGTTGAGAGAGAACTCACCGATGCAATTGCCGAAGGTAGCTCGACAAAGAGAATGATCGAAGAACTGAGCAAAACAGTTGAAGAACTCAGTAAAGAGATAAATTCATTAGAACAGTTGAAGAAAAATTACACGGTAAAATCTGAAGGAATGCAAATAAGACGTGAAAAGATTCTTTCTGAACTCGAGCAACTTTCTCAGAAGATCTCATCCTACGAATCTGAACTCAAAAATTTTGATGAACAACTATCCTCTGAGAAACAGGTACTCGAGGAAATATCCACACACTATTCGCAATTGAAAGCCGAGGTCACTAATTTACTCGAGAGAAAGTTACATTACGAGTCTGAATTAACTCGACTCAGAGAGCAAAAACAAAAATTAGATGACGAATCATCTCAACTTGTAATTCAATCAGAGGAAATTGAGAAGGAGATCGACCGTCTAAAAAATATACTACTTGAAAATCAGCGAGAGTTAGAGACAGTCAAGAAAGAAACCGAAAACCTATTTGAAACAATGAGAATGCAAAGAAGTGATAAAGATCAAAAATTGTCTCAATTGGACGATTTGGAAAAGAAAATGCAACACATAAAGGATGAACGCGAGAAATCAAGAGAGTATTTGCACCACCTTGAATTATCCATTCAAGAAGTTCAGAACAAAATACAGCAACTCCTTGGTGAAATAGATGAACAAACGGCTCTTCAGACAGAAGAACTCGAAGCGGAAAAATTAGAATCACTGAAAAACGAACTGGAAGACTTACAAAATAAGATAAAATATCTTGGACCCGTTGATTTACTCGCGATAGATGAGTACAACCAAGTTGAGAGTAAGTACAACGACCTTGCGATTCAAAAAAAGGACTTGGAAGACGCAAGAGAAAAGATAAACGATCTCATCAAGCGAACAGATGAAGAAGCAAGAAATAAATTGCTCGATGTGTATGAGCACGTAAACACGAAATTCAATTATTTCATTTCTCTACTCTTTGCTGGTGGCGAAGGTGAAATAAAAATCGAACCTGGTAAAGATATACTCGAAGCGGGCGTGGAGATTTCCGTGAAAAAACCTGGCAGGAGAAATCAGAAACTTCAATTGCTCTCCGGAGGAGAAAAGGCGCTCGTTGGTATTGCTCTACTTTTTGCACTACTTGAAGTCAAACCCAGCCCATTCTACGTGCTTGATGAAATTGATGCCCCACTCGACGAATTCAATGCAGAAAGATTCAAAAGATTGCTGGAAGATGGTTCAACAAAAGCGCAATTTGTGGTAATTACACACAACAAAGTCGTTATGGAATGTGCTGATCTATTGCACGGAGTCACTATGATCGATGGCGTTTCAAATATAGTACCCGTTGAAATAGAAAACATAACTGTCAAGGAGTGA
- a CDS encoding NUDIX domain-containing protein — MSEKVLESQQIFKGRILTVKVDQVLLQNGCKSTREVVFHPGAVAVLPILADRSIVLVKQFRYPVGTELLEVPAGKLDENESPEECALRELEEETGYKAQKIEYIGYIFTTPGFSNEKIYLYVAENLIKTEQNLDQDELLKVEILQPQDVLNKCLNGEIVDAKTLSLVFLAREKGVI, encoded by the coding sequence TTGTCCGAAAAGGTATTAGAGAGTCAACAAATTTTCAAAGGTAGGATTTTAACGGTCAAGGTTGATCAGGTTCTTTTACAAAATGGGTGTAAATCGACACGAGAAGTAGTTTTTCATCCGGGTGCCGTCGCAGTCTTACCCATTCTGGCAGATCGAAGTATCGTTTTGGTAAAACAATTTAGATATCCTGTTGGTACAGAGCTTCTTGAGGTACCTGCTGGCAAACTCGATGAAAATGAATCGCCAGAGGAATGTGCCTTGAGAGAGCTTGAGGAAGAGACGGGATACAAAGCCCAGAAAATCGAATACATAGGATACATTTTCACGACACCTGGTTTTTCCAACGAAAAGATTTATTTGTACGTGGCAGAAAATCTAATAAAAACCGAACAAAATCTTGATCAAGACGAACTATTGAAGGTAGAAATATTACAACCACAGGACGTTTTAAACAAGTGCTTGAACGGAGAAATTGTCGATGCGAAGACCCTATCTTTGGTCTTTCTGGCAAGAGAAAAGGGAGTGATTTAA
- the fliS gene encoding flagellar export chaperone FliS, with protein sequence MMKDYYIENAVKTASPAKLIEMMYEKAIELLKDAKEALNKNDFITTNEKIKRVQDIVTELNISLDIEKGGEIAKGLRSLYSYMYRTLIEATVKKDMKKIDEVLGYFEELLDAWRTAMKSAGSVPKQDKDNHLNISI encoded by the coding sequence ATGATGAAAGATTACTACATAGAAAATGCAGTAAAAACCGCCAGCCCCGCAAAACTGATCGAAATGATGTATGAAAAGGCCATAGAACTTCTCAAGGATGCTAAGGAAGCTTTGAACAAAAACGATTTTATCACTACAAATGAAAAGATCAAAAGAGTTCAAGACATAGTAACTGAATTGAACATCTCACTTGACATCGAAAAAGGGGGAGAGATTGCCAAGGGATTGAGATCACTGTATAGTTATATGTACAGAACTTTGATAGAAGCCACAGTGAAAAAAGATATGAAAAAAATAGATGAAGTTCTGGGCTATTTTGAAGAATTGTTAGATGCTTGGAGAACGGCAATGAAATCTGCTGGGAGTGTTCCAAAACAGGATAAAGATAACCATCTGAATATCTCTATTTGA
- a CDS encoding GNAT family N-acetyltransferase: MESVKLLAEFPVVRFLDLVNEVFSDYPVPVDWDTLSFNLDARENSISFSDSFVFLKNDRPVGFIVCCLRKNRGRIDSMGVIKEERGTGLAYRILEHALEALRWKKAETVVLEVLESEARAIRFYEKNGFRITRKLFSLVKENPTPVKKITFFKADPRWVHQSSVEAMINLSRHPNWQREPATLLLASSRYKMARTNLLKDQGYVVWGSTQKNAFIVDCSPTKNKESYTPLLNEAVNYVCDVENKNVCTIANVPEDDPLYNAAMEIGFEKILTQLEMVLHLY; encoded by the coding sequence ATGGAGTCCGTCAAATTGTTGGCGGAGTTTCCTGTTGTACGATTTCTCGATCTTGTGAATGAAGTCTTCAGCGACTATCCAGTACCTGTTGATTGGGATACATTGAGTTTCAACCTTGATGCTCGGGAGAACTCTATCTCCTTCTCTGATTCTTTCGTGTTTCTCAAAAATGACAGGCCCGTGGGATTTATAGTATGTTGTCTGAGAAAAAACAGAGGAAGGATTGATTCAATGGGGGTTATAAAAGAAGAGAGGGGAACCGGCCTTGCGTATAGAATACTGGAACATGCCCTTGAAGCACTCAGATGGAAAAAGGCTGAAACTGTCGTACTCGAGGTTCTTGAAAGTGAAGCAAGGGCAATTCGATTTTATGAAAAAAACGGTTTTAGGATCACCAGAAAACTCTTCTCCTTGGTGAAAGAAAACCCCACACCAGTCAAGAAAATCACTTTTTTCAAAGCTGATCCAAGATGGGTCCATCAATCTTCTGTAGAAGCGATGATCAACCTTTCAAGACATCCAAATTGGCAACGTGAGCCAGCAACTCTTTTACTGGCAAGCAGTAGGTACAAGATGGCAAGGACCAATTTGTTAAAGGATCAGGGTTATGTCGTCTGGGGTTCGACTCAGAAAAATGCATTCATTGTTGATTGTTCACCTACGAAGAATAAAGAATCATACACCCCACTTCTCAATGAAGCTGTCAATTATGTGTGTGATGTTGAGAACAAAAATGTATGCACAATTGCAAATGTCCCCGAGGACGATCCATTGTATAATGCTGCTATGGAAATTGGATTTGAAAAAATCTTGACACAACTTGAGATGGTCTTACATCTTTATTGA
- a CDS encoding 2-hydroxyacid dehydrogenase encodes MKLLVLFLNKTNDKWLSKIEELRNRYHTVRFEGYFSNPSPRMLIKDADVVITARLSKEEIESSNLKLIIVPMAGVNALDWESIRKKKIMVSNCHANAPIVAERALALALALLGRVVEFDQDLRYGLWHGYSVGSPEEDHWHSLRNRTVCIVGMGHIGEELSKLLQPFGCQIIGVKKSAPKEHSKITSDLDWAIQMSDVIFITLPLTKETKNLFDAKRLHMMKGKYLINVSRGDIIDEKALFESLKNKIIAGAAIDTWYLYPKNNDEALLPSRYPFNTLRNVVLSPHVGGYTEQGSDGLMNETFIILETFLRTGEIINLVDPEQEY; translated from the coding sequence GTGAAATTGTTGGTGCTATTTTTGAACAAAACTAACGATAAATGGCTATCTAAAATAGAAGAATTGAGAAATCGTTATCACACAGTTCGTTTTGAAGGTTATTTTTCAAATCCTTCACCCCGTATGCTCATAAAAGATGCCGATGTTGTCATCACAGCAAGACTCTCCAAAGAAGAAATAGAATCTTCAAATCTCAAATTGATAATCGTGCCAATGGCCGGAGTGAATGCACTCGATTGGGAATCGATAAGAAAAAAGAAGATAATGGTCAGCAACTGCCATGCCAATGCTCCTATTGTTGCCGAGAGAGCGCTTGCCTTGGCATTAGCGCTTCTTGGAAGAGTTGTCGAATTTGATCAAGACCTACGATATGGCCTTTGGCATGGATATTCAGTTGGATCTCCCGAAGAAGATCATTGGCATTCATTGAGAAACAGAACAGTATGCATAGTGGGAATGGGACATATTGGTGAGGAACTTTCTAAATTATTGCAACCTTTTGGCTGCCAAATCATAGGTGTTAAAAAATCTGCTCCAAAAGAACATTCAAAGATAACTTCGGACTTGGACTGGGCGATTCAAATGAGCGATGTGATCTTCATAACCCTTCCTCTAACCAAAGAAACCAAGAATTTGTTTGATGCCAAGAGACTTCACATGATGAAAGGGAAATATCTGATAAATGTATCCAGAGGAGATATAATAGATGAAAAAGCACTCTTTGAATCTCTCAAAAATAAAATCATCGCAGGTGCGGCTATAGACACGTGGTATCTGTATCCGAAGAACAACGATGAAGCCTTGTTACCCAGCCGATATCCCTTTAACACCCTTAGAAATGTTGTCCTCTCGCCTCATGTTGGAGGTTATACAGAGCAGGGAAGCGATGGCCTTATGAATGAAACATTCATTATATTGGAGACGTTCTTAAGAACTGGTGAAATAATCAACCTTGTCGATCCTGAGCAAGAATACTGA